The following proteins are encoded in a genomic region of Microtus ochrogaster isolate Prairie Vole_2 chromosome 5, MicOch1.0, whole genome shotgun sequence:
- the Apoa5 gene encoding apolipoprotein A-V: MAAVFTWVLALLSVFAASQARKDFLDHFRQSSGDKGMMGQQQKVARESTKNSLEQDLYNMNNFLGKLSPSSGQGKEPHPLAQDPEGMRKQLQQELGEVGARLGPYMAVKHQQVGWNLEGLRQQLKPYTVELMEQVGLSVQELQEQLRLVGEDTKAQLLGGVEEALSLLQKMQSQVLHHTDRVKKLFHPYAERLVTGIGHHVQELHRSVAPHAAASPARLSRCVQSLSHKLTLKAKDLHTSIQRNLDQLREGLSAFVRTSADGAEAGASPDPQALSEEVRQRLQAFRHDTFLQIAAFTRAIDQETEEVQQQLAPPPPGHSAFAPELEHPDKDKALNRLQSRLDDLWEDISYSLHDQGHSQLGEP; encoded by the exons ATGGCTGCAGTCTTCACTTGGGTCCTGGCCCTCCTCTCAG TGTTTGCAGCTTCTCAGGCACGGAAGGATTTCTTGGACCACTTCAGACAGAGCAGCGGGGACAAAGGCATGATGGGCCAGCAGCAGAAGGTGGCACGGGA GAGCACGAAAAATAGCTTGGAGCAAGACCTCTACAATATGAACAACTTCCTAGGAAAGCTGAGCCCCTCAAGTGGGCAGGGGAAGGAGCCTCACCCACTGGCACAGGATCCAGAAGGCATGAGGAAGCAGCttcagcaggagctgggggaggtggGAGCTCGCCTGGGACCCTACATGGCTGTAAAGCACCAGCAGGTAGGCTGGAACTTGGAGGGCTTGAGGCAGCAGCTGAAGCCCTACACGGTGGAGCTGATGGAGCAGGTGGGCCTGAGTGTGCAGGAGCTGCAAGAACAGTTGCGTCTGGTGGGAGAAGATACCAAGGCCCAGCTGCTGGGGGGCGTGGAAGAGGCGCTGAGCCTGCTGCAGAAAATGCAAAGTCAGGTGCTGCATCACACAGACCGGGTCAAAAAACTCTTCCACCCTTATGCCGAGCGCTTGGTGACCGGCATTGGGCACCATGTGCAGGAGCTGCACCGCAGTGTCGCTCCTCACGCGGCTGCCAGCCCTGCGCGACTCAGCCGCTGTGTGCAGAGCCTGTCCCACAAACTCACACTCAAGGCAAAGGACCTGCACACCAGTATCCAGCGCAACCTGGACCAGCTGCGCGAGGGGCTCAGTGCCTTTGTCCGCACCAGCGCAGATGGGGCCGAGGCTGGAGCCTCCCCGGACCCCCAGGCACTCTCTGAGGAGGTCCGCCAGAGACTCCAGGCTTTTCGACATGACACCTTCCTACAGATCGCTGCATTCACTCGGGCCATTgaccaggagacagaggaagttcAGCAGCAGCTAGCACCACCCCCGCCTGGCCACAGCGCCTTCGCTCCTGAGTTGGAACACCCGGACAAGGACAAGGCCCTGAACAGACTGCAGAGCCGACTGGATGACCTGTGGGAAGATATTAGCTATAGCCTTCACGACCAAGGCCATAGCCAGCTGGGAGAGCCCTGA
- the Zpr1 gene encoding zinc finger protein ZPR1 — translation MSASGAVQPGPPGPGAAVGPSPSAAGSPATGPLFRPLSAEDEEQQPTEIESLCMNCYRNGTTRLLLTKIPFFREIIVSSFFCEHCGWNNTEIQSAGRIQDQGVRYTLTVRGQEDMNREVVKTDSATTRIPELDFEIPAFSQKGALTTVEGLISRAISGLEQDQPTRRAMEHTIAERIDEFIGKLKDLKRLASPFTLIIDDPSGNSFVENPHAPQKDDALVITHYNRTPQQAEMLGLQAEAPEEKSEEEDLRNEVLQFNTNCPECNAPAQTNMKLVQIPHFKEVIIMATNCENCGHRTNEVKSGGAVEPLGTKITFHITDPSDMTRDLLKSETCSVEIPELEFELGMAVLGGKFTTLEGLLKDIRELVTKNPFTLGDSSNPDQSEKLREFSQKLDQIIEGKLKAHFVMNDPAGNSYLQNVYAPEDDPEMKVERYTRTFDQNEELGLNDMKTEGYEAGLAPQR, via the exons ATGTCCGCCAGCGGGGCTGTGCAGCCCGGTCCACCGGGGCCGGGGGCTGCAGTTGGGCCCTCGCCCTCCGCGGCCGGATCGCCAGCCACGGGGCCCTTGTTCCGGCCCCTCAGCGCCGAGGACGAGGAGCAGCAGCCCACCGAGATCGAGTCGCTGTGCATGAACTGTTACCGTAAC GGCACGACGCGCCTTCTGCTCACCAAGATCCCCTTCTTTAGAGAAATAATCGTGAGCTCCTTTTTCTGCGAGCACTGCGGTTGGAACAACACGGAGATCCAGTCAGCAGGCAGGATCCAGGACCAGGGAGTGCGATACACTTTGACCGTTAGGGGCCAAGAG gACATGAACAGAGAAGTGGTGAAGACAGACTCTGCCACCACACGGATCCCGGAACTGGATTTTGAAATTCCAGCCTTCAGCCAGAAGGGAG CTCTGACCACCGTTGAAGGATTGATCAGCCGTGCCATCTCTGGCCTGGAGCAGGACCAGCCCACACGACGG GCGATGGAACACACCATAGCTGAAAGAATTGATGAGTTCATCGGCAAACTGAAGGACCTAAAGAGGCTGGCTTCCCCGTTCACTCTG ATCATTGATGATCCCTCGGGAAACAGCTTTGTAGAAAACCCACATGCTCCCCAGAAAGATGATGCCTTGGTGATCACACACTACAACCGAACCCCACAGCAAGCCGAGATGCTGGGGCTCCAA GCAGAAGCACCAgaagagaagtcagaagaggaagaTCTCAGAAATGAA GTGCTCCAGTTCAACACCAACTGCCCAGAGTGCAATGCCCCAGCTCAGACCAACATGAAGCTAGTCC AAATCCCCCACTTTAAAGAGGTTATTATCATGGCCACCAACTGCGAGAACTGTGGGCATCGGACTAATGAG GTGAAGTCTGGAGGAGCGGTAGAGCCCTTGGGTACCAAGATCACCTTCCACATCACAGACCCCTCAGATATGACCAGAGACCTCCTCAAG TCTGAGACGTGCAGTGTGGAAATCCCGGAGCTGGAGTTTGAACTGGGAATGGCAGTCCTTGGGGGAAAGTTCACCACTCTGGAAGGGCTTCTGAAAGACATCCGAGAACTG GTAACCAAGAACCCATTCACACTGGGTGACAGCTCGAATCCTGACCAGTCAGAGAAACTGCGGGAGTTTAGTCAGAAGTTGGACCAG ATCATCGAGGGCAAGCTGAAAGCCCACTTTGTTATGAACGATCCAGCAGGAAACAGTTACCTACAG AATGTGTATGCCCCTGAAGATGATCCGGAGATGAAGGTAGAGCGGTACACGCGTACCTTTGACCAAAATGAGGAGCTTGGGCTCAATGACATGAAGACAGAGGGCTATGAAGCAGGCCTGGCCCCACAGCGGTAG